The following coding sequences are from one Vicugna pacos chromosome 19, VicPac4, whole genome shotgun sequence window:
- the ACSS1 gene encoding acetyl-coenzyme A synthetase 2-like, mitochondrial isoform X2: protein MPASPLSVAAMLACARIGAIHSVVFAGFSAVSLTGRINDAKCKVVITVNQALRGGRVLELKRIVDEAVKHCPSVQHVMVAHRTDRKVHMGDLDIPLEQAMAKEEPVCAPESMGSEDILFLLYTSGSTGKPKGLVHTQAGYLLYAALTHRLVFDYRPGDIFGCVADIGWITGHSYVVYGPLCNGATSVLFESTPVYPDPGRYWETVQRLKITQFYGAPTAVRLLLKYGDSWVKKYDRSSLRTLGSVGEPINQEAWEWLYDVVGDRRCTVVDTWWQTETGGICISPRPSEEGAEIIPAMAMRPFFGIVPVLMDEQGNVVEGGDVSGALCLSQAWPGMARTIFGDHQRFLDAYFKAYPGYYFTGDGAYRTPEGYYQITGRMDDVINISGHRVGTAEIEDALADHPAVPETAVIGYPHDIKGEAAFAFIVLKEDAGDADTVMNELRSAVATKIAKYAVPDQILVVKRLPKTRSGKVMRRLLRKIITDKAQDLGDTTTLEDPSVVTEILSAYHKYKDKQAAGP from the exons ATGCCCGCCTCCCCGCTGAGCGTGGCGGCGATGCTGGCCTGTGCTCGGATCGGAGCCATCCACAGCGTGGTCTTTGCTGGCTTCAGTGCAGTGTCTCTGACGGGCAGGATCAATGACG CCAAGTGCAAGGTGGTCATCACAGTCAACCAGGCGCTGCGGGGCGGGCGCGTGTTGGAGCTGAAGAGGATCGTGGATGAGGCCGTGAAGCACTGCCCGAGCGTCCAGCACGTGATGGTGGCCCACAGGACGGACCGCAAGGTGCACATGGGGGACCTGGACATCCCCCTCGAGCAG GCAATGGCCAAGGAGGAGCCTGTGTGCGCCCCGGAGAGCATGGGCAGCGAGGACATACTCTTCCTGCTGTACACCTCGGGGAGCACCGGGAAGCCCAAGGGACTCGTGCACACGCAGGCGGGCTACCTGCTGTATGCCGCCCTGACGCACCGG CTGGTGTTTGACTACCGTCCAGGCGACATCTTCGGCTGTGTGGCCGACATCGGCTGGATCACAGGACACAGCTACGTGGTGTACGGGCCCCTCTGCAATGGAGCCACCAGCGTCCTTTTTGAGAGCACTCCAGTGTACCCTGACCCCG GTCGGTACTGGGAGACGGTGCAGAGGCTGAAGATCACTCAGTTCTACGGCGCCCCCACGGCCGTCCGGCTGCTGCTCAAGTACGGGGACTCCTGGGTGAAGAAGTACGACCGCTCCTCCCTGCGGACCCTGGGCTCAG TGGGAGAGCCAATCAACCAGGAGGCCTGGGAGTGGCTGTACGACGTGGTGGGGGACAGACGGTGCACGGTGGTGGACACCTGGTGGCAGACAG AGACAGGTGGCATCTGCATCTCCCCGCGGCCCTCGGAGGAGGGGGCAGAGATCATACCCGCCATGGCCATGAGGCCCTTCTTTGGCatcgtccctgtcctcatggatGAGCAG GGAAATGTCGTGGAGGGCGGGGACGTCTCTGGGGCTCTGTGCCTCTCCCAAGCCTGGCCGGGCATGGCCAGGACCATCTTCGGAGACCACCAGAGATTCCTGGACGCCTACTTCAAGGCTTATCCAG GCTACTACTTCACCGGGGACGGCGCCTACCGGACCCCGGAAGGCTACTACCAGATCACAGGGCGGATGGACGACGTGATCAATATCAGTGGCCACCGGGTGGGGACGGCCGAGATCGAGGACGCTCTG GCTGACCACCCTGCGGTGCCGGAGACGGCCGTCATCGGCTACCCCCATGACATCAAGGGAGAAG CCGCGTTTGCCTTCATCGTGCTGAAAGAGGACGCGGGTGACGCAGACACGGTGATGAATGAGCTCCGGTCCGCGGTGGCCACCAAGATTGCCAAGTACGCGGTGCCCGATCAGATTCTG GTAGTGAAACGTCTTCCAAAGACGCGGTCTGGGAAAGTCATGCGGAGGCTCCTGAGGAAGATCATCACGGACAAGGCCCAGGACCTGGGGGACACCACCACGCTGGAGGACCCCAGCGTCGTCACAGAGATCCTGAGTGCCTACCACAAGTACAAAGACAAGCAGGCGGCCGGCCCGTGA